The Pedobacter ginsengisoli region CGCCATTCATGCGTTTGATTGCTTCTTTTGCCTCTTCTTCTACCGGCATTTCCACAAAACCAAACCCACGACTCTGACCAGTTTCGCGATCTTTGATAATCCTTAGTGATTTTACTTGACCGAAATCACCAAATACGGCTGTTAATTCTTCTTCCCCTACTTCTAAAGGAAGGCCTGTAATAAATATCTTCATTAATTTCTAAAAATTTGGCACAAAGTTAAGCATTTTTAGCTTAAATTCCAATGCTAGTGTCAGTTATAAGTATAATTATCTAATATTTTTCATAACAAACAAATGAAAATTCTGTTTTACCAATTGTAAAAAAACTACCCTAATTATTAAAATTCTTATAACTAACAGCTTAAAACTAGCCCAATTTAGCTTTAAACAACGATATGGTTCTTTGCCAGGCCAATTTTGCAGCAGCCTCATTGTATCTGGTTGGTGAGGTATCGTTATTAAAAGCATGATTTATCCCCTCATATACATATAGCTTATAGTCTATGTGATTTTGTTTTAGCGCGGCTTCATATGCAGGAATTCCTGCATTTATTCGTTCATCGAGCCCTCCATAATGCAGCATTATGCTCGCCTTAATTTTAGGAACATCTTCTGCAGCAGCCTGAGCACCATAGTAAGCAACAGCTGCCAACAATTTAG contains the following coding sequences:
- a CDS encoding RNA recognition motif domain-containing protein; amino-acid sequence: MKIFITGLPLEVGEEELTAVFGDFGQVKSLRIIKDRETGQSRGFGFVEMPVEEEAKEAIKRMNGGDYNGNRIKVAEAQEKPNTGGAGGGFKRNNRTEKSY